Proteins from a genomic interval of Neodiprion lecontei isolate iyNeoLeco1 chromosome 2, iyNeoLeco1.1, whole genome shotgun sequence:
- the LOC107221228 gene encoding protein O-glucosyltransferase 2 isoform X2 encodes MRFFELYVEFAMKLFHLIFYCLCQYAIYARNNVIDEIIPSKTLVWGPGLYPDKIVMRARYIFLQLRDQNEKNSSISAGEEVISAQIQGETLTGSPCHIWKQILDRKDGSFIVRYKLYQTCMNLQIVIRVKNEDVPASPLIFAGPVYEEECYCPNEDINDWLEKNQCPLNYSQIQADLQPFFSLDFDAIRKDIIKKFDRPYSVSICHYVVKLNKIYRQCYGQHVGFKTFMDAILLSLARKFVIPDIELFVNLGDWPLVSNTEKTYPIFSWCGSDDSKDIAMPSYDLTESTLENMGRVMLDMLSVQGNTKLPWLAKVEKAFWRGRDSCRERLDLIDIARKHPDLINASITNFFFFKNEIDKYGPRENHTSFFNFFDYKYQLNIDGSVAAYRFPYLLAGDSLVFKQESKYYEFFYKQLRPYEHYIPIKKDLTDLVEKIRWAKQHDNIAYKVSRNGQLFTRDNLMPQNIFCYHAVLFKEWSNRLKSKVVRLAGMEEVPQPESSCKCHRINAMGSKEEL; translated from the exons ATGCgcttttttgaattatat GTTGAATTTGCGATGAAACTTTTTCATCTGATATTCTACTGCCTCTGCCAATACGCGATTTACGCGAGGAACAATGTTATTGACGAAATCATTCCTTCAAAAACTCTGGTCTGGGGCCCTGGTCTCTATCCTGACAAAATTGTGATGCGAGCTCGTTACATATTCTTACAGCTACGGGATCAGAATGAGAAGAA CTCATCAATATCTGCAGGAGAAGAAGTCATATCTGCCCAGATCCAAGGGGAAACTCTTACCGGAAGCCCGTGTCATATTTGGAAACAAATTTTAGATCGTAAGGATGGGAGTTTTATTGTACGATACAAGCTTTACCAGACATGCATGAATCTTCAAATTGTAATCAGGGTAAAAAACGAAGATGTGCCTGCATCGCCATTAATTTTTGctg gCCCTGTGTACGAGGAAGAATGTTATTGCCCAAATGAGGATATCAATGATTGGTTAGAGAAAAATCAATGCCCGCTTAACTACAGTCAAATACAGGCTGATCTACAACCTTTTTTCAGTTTAGATTTCGACGCAATTAGAAAAGATATTATAAAAAAGTTTGATCGCCCTTATAGCGTCAGTATATGTCATTACGTTGTTAAACTAAACAAG ATTTACAGACAATGCTATGGACAACATGTTGGCTTCAAGACATTTATGGATGCAATTTTATTGTCCTTGGCAAGAAAATTTGTCATACCTGACATAGAGCTCTTTGTCAATCTGGGTGATTGGCCTCTAGTTTCAAACACTGAAAAAACTTACCCCATTTTCTCATGGTGTGGATCTGATGACTCCAAAGACATAGCTATGCCTTCTTACGACCTGACTGAATCAACCCTAGAGAATATGGGGAG GGTGATGCTAGACATGCTATCTGTACAGGGTAATACAAAGTTACCATGGCTTGCTAAGGTAGAAAAAGCGTTTTGGCGCGGTCGTGATTCTTGTCGAGAACGGCTGGATTTGATAGATATAGCTCGAAAACATCCCGATTTGATAAACGCGtccattacaaattttttctttttcaagaaTGAAATCGATAAGTACGGACCAAGGGAAAATCACACttcctttttcaatttttttgat TACAAATATCAATTGAATATCGACGGCTCAGTGGCAGCTTACAGATTCCCTTATCTCCTTGCTGGTGACTCCTTGGTATTCAAACAGGAATCAAAGTActacgaatttttttacaagcaACTCCGACCATATGAACATTATATCCCGATTAAAAAGGACCTGACAGATCTTGTAGAGAAAATAAGATGGGCAAAACAACATGACAATATTGCATACAAAGTATCTCGCAATGGACAATTATTTACCAGAGATAATTTGATGCCACAAAACATATTTTGCTATCATGCTGTTTTGTTCAAG GAATGGAGTAATCGCCTAAAAAGTAAAGTAGTTCGACTGGCTGGTATGGAAGAGGTACCGCAACCTGAGAGTTCTTGTAAATGTCATCGAATAAATGCGATGGGATCTAAAGAAGAGCTTTAA
- the LOC107221227 gene encoding elongator complex protein 3 isoform X1, translated as MVKKRKVYTETKEERMMMTIGEIIQDLLTAHEERRDVDLNKLKTRISSKYGLSSSPRLVDIIAAVPLDAKKILLPKLKAKPIRTASGIAVVAVMCKPHRCPHINMTGNICVYCPGGPDSDFEYSTQSYTGYEPTSMRAIRARYNPFLQTRHRVEQLKQLGHSVDKVEFIVMGGTFMSLPEDYRDYFIRNLHDALSGHVSANVDEAVKYSERSRTKCIGITIETRPDYCLKRHLSDMLKYGCTRLEIGVQSVYEDIARDTNRGHTVRAVCESFQLSKDAGFKVVAHMMPDLPNVDIERDVEQFMEFFENPAFRADGLKIYPTLVIRGTGLYELWKTGRYKSYPPSTLIDLIARILSLVPPWTRVYRVQRDIPMPLVSSGVEHGNLRELALARMKDLGTDCRDVRTREVGIQEIHRKVRPYEVELVRRDYVANNGWETFLSYEDPTQDILVGLLRLRKCSNETFRPELKGKCSIVRELHVYGSVVPVNARDPTKFQHQGFGMLLMEEAERIALEEHQSHKIAVISGVGTRNYYRKMGYELDGPYMSKMLVDLRHDLIKMD; from the exons ATGGTTAAGAAGCGTAAAG TCTACACAGAGACGAAAGAAGAACGAATGATGATGACAATTGGCGAAATAATACAAGACCTTTTGACAGCTCATGAAGAACGCCGGGACGTTGatctgaataaattgaaaactagAATCTCTTCAAAATATGGTCTCTCATCGTCACCCAGGCTAGTTGATATAATTGCAGCTGTACCTCTGGACGCTAAGAAAATTCTGTTGCCAAAGCTTAAGGCCAAGCCAATTAGAACAGCAAGTGGT ATTGCAGTTGTCGCTGTTATGTGTAAACCACATAGATGCCCTCACATCAACATGACTGGTAACATCTGCGTGTATTGTCCCGGTGGTCCAGATTCTGATTTTGAATATTCTACACAATCATATACTGGCTATGAGCCAACATCAATGAGAGCAATACGAGCTCGATATAATCCATTCTTGCAAACCAGGCATCGTGTGGAACAA TTGAAGCAATTGGGCCACAGCGTTGACAAGGTGGAATTCATTGTGATGGGAGGGACGTTCATGTCCTTGCCAGAAGATTATAGAGATTATTTCATAAGGAATTTGCATGATGCTCTGTCAGGTCACGTAAGTGCCAATGTGGATGAAGCTGTGAAATACTCCGAGCGAAGTAGGACAAAGTGTATTGGAATTACCATAGAAACACGCCCTGACTACTGTCTCAAAAGACACCTTTCTGATATGCTTAAATATGG TTGTACTCGTCTTGAGATTGGCGTTCAATCTGTGTACGAAGATATTGCACGAGACACCAACAGAGGACACACTGTGCGTGCAGTTTGCGAAAGCTTTCAGCTTTCAAAAGACGCAGGTTTCAAAGTTGTTGCACACATGATGCCTGATTTACCAAATGTTGATATAGAAAGAGATGTTGAACAGTTTATG gaattttttgaaaacccAGCATTTCGTGCAGATGGCCTCAAGATTTATCCCACCCTTGTGATTCGTGGTACAGGGCTTTACGAGTTGTGGAAGACAGGAAGATACAAGAGCTATCCTCCTAGTACACTGATTGACCTTATTGCACGAATTCTGTCTCTGGTACCTCCGTGGACTCGGGTGTACAGAGTGCAGCGAGATATTCCCATGCCCCTTGTCAG CTCTGGCGTAGAGCATGGTAATCTTAGAGAGTTGGCCCTGGCTAGAATGAAAGATCTAGGTACGGATTGTAGAGACGTGAGGACTAGAGAAGTGGGAATTCAAGAAATACACCGTAAGGTTCGTCCTTACGAAGTTGAGCTTGTTCGCCGCGATTACGTTGCCAACAATGGCTGGGAAACTTTTCTATCTTACGAAGATCCTACTCAAGACATTTTGGTCGGATTGCTAAGGCTCAGAAAATGCTCCAATGAAACTTTCAG GCCTGAGTTAAAGGGGAAATGTTCAATAGTCCGAGAATTACACGTTTATGGAAGCGTAGTACCAGTCAATGCAAGAGATCCAACAAAATTCCAGCATCAAGGATTTGGTATGCTTTTGATGGAAGAGGCTGAACGTATCGCTTTAGAGGAGCATCAATCTCATAAGATCGCAGTCATATCAG GTGTCGGAACtcgtaattattatagaaaaatgGGATACGAATTGGATGGGCCATACATGTCTAAAATGCTGGTAGATCTCAGACATGATCTGATAAAGATGGACTAA
- the LOC107221227 gene encoding elongator complex protein 3 isoform X2, whose product MVKKRKVYTETKEERMMMTIGEIIQDLLTAHEERRDVDLNKLKTRISSKYGLSSSPRLVDIIAAVPLDAKKILLPKLKAKPIRTASGIAVVAVMCKPHRCPHINMTGNICVYCPGGPDSDFEYSTQSYTGYEPTSMRAIRARYNPFLQTRHRVEQLKQLGHSVDKVEFIVMGGTFMSLPEDYRDYFIRNLHDALSGHVSANVDEAVKYSERSRTKCIGITIETRPDYCLKRHLSDMLKYGCTRLEIGVQSVYEDIARDTNRGHTVRAVCESFQLSKDAGFKVVAHMMPDLPNVDIERDVEQFMEFFENPAFRADGLKIYPTLVIRGTGLYELWKTGRYKSYPPSTLIDLIARILSLVPPWTRVYRVQRDIPMPLVSSGVEHGNLRELALARMKDLGTDCRDVRTREVGIQEIHRKVRPYEVELVRRDYVANNGWETFLSYEDPTQDILVGLLRLRKCSNETFRPELKGKCSIVRELHVYGSVVPVNARDPTKFQHQGFGMLLMEEAERIALEEHQSHKIAVISE is encoded by the exons ATGGTTAAGAAGCGTAAAG TCTACACAGAGACGAAAGAAGAACGAATGATGATGACAATTGGCGAAATAATACAAGACCTTTTGACAGCTCATGAAGAACGCCGGGACGTTGatctgaataaattgaaaactagAATCTCTTCAAAATATGGTCTCTCATCGTCACCCAGGCTAGTTGATATAATTGCAGCTGTACCTCTGGACGCTAAGAAAATTCTGTTGCCAAAGCTTAAGGCCAAGCCAATTAGAACAGCAAGTGGT ATTGCAGTTGTCGCTGTTATGTGTAAACCACATAGATGCCCTCACATCAACATGACTGGTAACATCTGCGTGTATTGTCCCGGTGGTCCAGATTCTGATTTTGAATATTCTACACAATCATATACTGGCTATGAGCCAACATCAATGAGAGCAATACGAGCTCGATATAATCCATTCTTGCAAACCAGGCATCGTGTGGAACAA TTGAAGCAATTGGGCCACAGCGTTGACAAGGTGGAATTCATTGTGATGGGAGGGACGTTCATGTCCTTGCCAGAAGATTATAGAGATTATTTCATAAGGAATTTGCATGATGCTCTGTCAGGTCACGTAAGTGCCAATGTGGATGAAGCTGTGAAATACTCCGAGCGAAGTAGGACAAAGTGTATTGGAATTACCATAGAAACACGCCCTGACTACTGTCTCAAAAGACACCTTTCTGATATGCTTAAATATGG TTGTACTCGTCTTGAGATTGGCGTTCAATCTGTGTACGAAGATATTGCACGAGACACCAACAGAGGACACACTGTGCGTGCAGTTTGCGAAAGCTTTCAGCTTTCAAAAGACGCAGGTTTCAAAGTTGTTGCACACATGATGCCTGATTTACCAAATGTTGATATAGAAAGAGATGTTGAACAGTTTATG gaattttttgaaaacccAGCATTTCGTGCAGATGGCCTCAAGATTTATCCCACCCTTGTGATTCGTGGTACAGGGCTTTACGAGTTGTGGAAGACAGGAAGATACAAGAGCTATCCTCCTAGTACACTGATTGACCTTATTGCACGAATTCTGTCTCTGGTACCTCCGTGGACTCGGGTGTACAGAGTGCAGCGAGATATTCCCATGCCCCTTGTCAG CTCTGGCGTAGAGCATGGTAATCTTAGAGAGTTGGCCCTGGCTAGAATGAAAGATCTAGGTACGGATTGTAGAGACGTGAGGACTAGAGAAGTGGGAATTCAAGAAATACACCGTAAGGTTCGTCCTTACGAAGTTGAGCTTGTTCGCCGCGATTACGTTGCCAACAATGGCTGGGAAACTTTTCTATCTTACGAAGATCCTACTCAAGACATTTTGGTCGGATTGCTAAGGCTCAGAAAATGCTCCAATGAAACTTTCAG GCCTGAGTTAAAGGGGAAATGTTCAATAGTCCGAGAATTACACGTTTATGGAAGCGTAGTACCAGTCAATGCAAGAGATCCAACAAAATTCCAGCATCAAGGATTTGGTATGCTTTTGATGGAAGAGGCTGAACGTATCGCTTTAGAGGAGCATCAATCTCATAAGATCGCAGTCATATCAG AGTGA
- the LOC107221229 gene encoding solute carrier family 17 member 9 — MDKTNIQESKSVTAMNNQLLTECKAHLFWSRKQRRKWFFTLLYGTCLVYATRTSVPLLIPAISKEKHWTKTDSGTILSSFFWGYTLTQVASGFISDRIGGQKVIFFAAVGWSLTTLFMPEIINTFSNNEVSVKFIAAVRMLNGAFQGMHFPSMISLTSQRLHEPDRASFFSLLTSGSALGTLLTGSLGSYLLETYNWTKVFQVLGGLGLMWTAVLSYYSLSLMKNAASNKSSNVTPLPWLQLLSKPPFWSCVLGHACQNNCFFVLLSWMPTYFHDTFPEVKGWVVNMVPWLSLLPCTFLAKMVSENLVKSGYSVTVTRKIVETICLVTQSINLLILASVTNYQAAILCLTLIIGSTGFHNNAIAVNPSDLAPKHSGSVFGLMNTVGAIPGFLGVYVAGHLLEITHNWSIVFVITSIVNVLGCIVYLLFGSGNAII; from the exons ATGGATAAAACAAACATTCAAGAATCAAAGTCAGTCACTGCAATGAACAACCAGCTGTTAACGGAGTGCAAAGCGCACCTGTTTTGGTCCAG AAAACAGCGACGAAAATGGTTCTTCACTTTGTTGTACGGAACATGTTTAGTGTACGCGACTAGAACGTCTGTGCCACTGCTGATACCTGCTATAAGCAAGGAAAAACATTGGACAAAAACAGATTCTGGGACAATATTATCAAGTTTTTTTTGGGGCTACACCTTAACACAAGTTGCAAGTGGATTCATCAGTGACCGAATTGGTGGCCAAAAAGTGATATTCTTTGCCGCGGTTGGTTGGTCACTTACTACACTCTTCATGCCAGAAATCATTAACACTTTTTCCAACAATGAGGTATCAGTCAAATTCATCGCTGCAGTTCGCATGTTGAACGGCGCCTTTCAAG gAATGCATTTCCCTAGTATGATAAGTTTGACCAGTCAGCGTTTACATGAACCAGACAGAGCCTCATTTTTTAGCCTCTTGACATCAGGATCGGCTTTAGGTACTCTTCTTACTGGATCTCTGGGTTCCTATTTGTTGGAAACTTACAATTGGACTAAGGTTTTTCAAGTTTTAG GTGGTTTGGGTTTGATGTGGACGGCAGTATTAAGCTACTATTCCCTCTCACTTATGAAAAATGCTGCTTCTAACAAATCATCGAATGTTACTCCCCTGCCCTGGTTGCAGCTACTTTCTAAACCTCCATTCTG GTCTTGCGTACTTGGTCACGCATGCCAAAACAATTGTTTCTTTGTCCTACTCTCGTGGATGCCCACATATTTTCACGATACATTTCCTGAGGTTAAG GGATGGGTTGTGAACATGGTTCCGTGGTTGTCTTTGCTGCCTTGCACGTTTCTAGCAAAGATGGTGTCTGAGAACCTGGTTAAATCAGGCTACTCTGTTACAGTGACAAGGAAAATCGTTGAAACAATTTGTTTAGTCACACAATCCATCAATCTACTTATATTAG CTTCCGTGACCAATTATCAAGCTGCAATATTATGTCTGACATTAATTATCGGCAGTACAGGCTTTCATAATAATGCTATTGCTGTGAATCCTTCCGACCTGGCACCAAAACATTCTGGTAGTGTTTTTGGATTGATGAATACTGTTGGTGCAATACCTG GATTTCTCGGAGTTTACGTGGCTGGTCATTTACTGGAAATTACCCACAACTGGTCAATTGTATTTGTGATAACTTCAATAGTCAATGTTCTAGGATGTATTGTGTACTTATTATTTGGATCAGGAAATgccataatataa
- the LOC107221228 gene encoding protein O-glucosyltransferase 2 isoform X3, which produces MKLFHLIFYCLCQYAIYARNNVIDEIIPSKTLVWGPGLYPDKIVMRARYIFLQLRDQNEKNSSISAGEEVISAQIQGETLTGSPCHIWKQILDRKDGSFIVRYKLYQTCMNLQIVIRVKNEDVPASPLIFAGPVYEEECYCPNEDINDWLEKNQCPLNYSQIQADLQPFFSLDFDAIRKDIIKKFDRPYSVSICHYVVKLNKIYRQCYGQHVGFKTFMDAILLSLARKFVIPDIELFVNLGDWPLVSNTEKTYPIFSWCGSDDSKDIAMPSYDLTESTLENMGRVMLDMLSVQGNTKLPWLAKVEKAFWRGRDSCRERLDLIDIARKHPDLINASITNFFFFKNEIDKYGPRENHTSFFNFFDYKYQLNIDGSVAAYRFPYLLAGDSLVFKQESKYYEFFYKQLRPYEHYIPIKKDLTDLVEKIRWAKQHDNIAYKVSRNGQLFTRDNLMPQNIFCYHAVLFKEWSNRLKSKVVRLAGMEEVPQPESSCKCHRINAMGSKEEL; this is translated from the exons ATGAAACTTTTTCATCTGATATTCTACTGCCTCTGCCAATACGCGATTTACGCGAGGAACAATGTTATTGACGAAATCATTCCTTCAAAAACTCTGGTCTGGGGCCCTGGTCTCTATCCTGACAAAATTGTGATGCGAGCTCGTTACATATTCTTACAGCTACGGGATCAGAATGAGAAGAA CTCATCAATATCTGCAGGAGAAGAAGTCATATCTGCCCAGATCCAAGGGGAAACTCTTACCGGAAGCCCGTGTCATATTTGGAAACAAATTTTAGATCGTAAGGATGGGAGTTTTATTGTACGATACAAGCTTTACCAGACATGCATGAATCTTCAAATTGTAATCAGGGTAAAAAACGAAGATGTGCCTGCATCGCCATTAATTTTTGctg gCCCTGTGTACGAGGAAGAATGTTATTGCCCAAATGAGGATATCAATGATTGGTTAGAGAAAAATCAATGCCCGCTTAACTACAGTCAAATACAGGCTGATCTACAACCTTTTTTCAGTTTAGATTTCGACGCAATTAGAAAAGATATTATAAAAAAGTTTGATCGCCCTTATAGCGTCAGTATATGTCATTACGTTGTTAAACTAAACAAG ATTTACAGACAATGCTATGGACAACATGTTGGCTTCAAGACATTTATGGATGCAATTTTATTGTCCTTGGCAAGAAAATTTGTCATACCTGACATAGAGCTCTTTGTCAATCTGGGTGATTGGCCTCTAGTTTCAAACACTGAAAAAACTTACCCCATTTTCTCATGGTGTGGATCTGATGACTCCAAAGACATAGCTATGCCTTCTTACGACCTGACTGAATCAACCCTAGAGAATATGGGGAG GGTGATGCTAGACATGCTATCTGTACAGGGTAATACAAAGTTACCATGGCTTGCTAAGGTAGAAAAAGCGTTTTGGCGCGGTCGTGATTCTTGTCGAGAACGGCTGGATTTGATAGATATAGCTCGAAAACATCCCGATTTGATAAACGCGtccattacaaattttttctttttcaagaaTGAAATCGATAAGTACGGACCAAGGGAAAATCACACttcctttttcaatttttttgat TACAAATATCAATTGAATATCGACGGCTCAGTGGCAGCTTACAGATTCCCTTATCTCCTTGCTGGTGACTCCTTGGTATTCAAACAGGAATCAAAGTActacgaatttttttacaagcaACTCCGACCATATGAACATTATATCCCGATTAAAAAGGACCTGACAGATCTTGTAGAGAAAATAAGATGGGCAAAACAACATGACAATATTGCATACAAAGTATCTCGCAATGGACAATTATTTACCAGAGATAATTTGATGCCACAAAACATATTTTGCTATCATGCTGTTTTGTTCAAG GAATGGAGTAATCGCCTAAAAAGTAAAGTAGTTCGACTGGCTGGTATGGAAGAGGTACCGCAACCTGAGAGTTCTTGTAAATGTCATCGAATAAATGCGATGGGATCTAAAGAAGAGCTTTAA
- the LOC107221228 gene encoding protein O-glucosyltransferase 2 isoform X1: MINKCVDNWKTVKVTVEFAMKLFHLIFYCLCQYAIYARNNVIDEIIPSKTLVWGPGLYPDKIVMRARYIFLQLRDQNEKNSSISAGEEVISAQIQGETLTGSPCHIWKQILDRKDGSFIVRYKLYQTCMNLQIVIRVKNEDVPASPLIFAGPVYEEECYCPNEDINDWLEKNQCPLNYSQIQADLQPFFSLDFDAIRKDIIKKFDRPYSVSICHYVVKLNKIYRQCYGQHVGFKTFMDAILLSLARKFVIPDIELFVNLGDWPLVSNTEKTYPIFSWCGSDDSKDIAMPSYDLTESTLENMGRVMLDMLSVQGNTKLPWLAKVEKAFWRGRDSCRERLDLIDIARKHPDLINASITNFFFFKNEIDKYGPRENHTSFFNFFDYKYQLNIDGSVAAYRFPYLLAGDSLVFKQESKYYEFFYKQLRPYEHYIPIKKDLTDLVEKIRWAKQHDNIAYKVSRNGQLFTRDNLMPQNIFCYHAVLFKEWSNRLKSKVVRLAGMEEVPQPESSCKCHRINAMGSKEEL, translated from the exons ATGATTAATAAATGCGTTGATAACTGGAAGACCGTCAAAGTTACG GTTGAATTTGCGATGAAACTTTTTCATCTGATATTCTACTGCCTCTGCCAATACGCGATTTACGCGAGGAACAATGTTATTGACGAAATCATTCCTTCAAAAACTCTGGTCTGGGGCCCTGGTCTCTATCCTGACAAAATTGTGATGCGAGCTCGTTACATATTCTTACAGCTACGGGATCAGAATGAGAAGAA CTCATCAATATCTGCAGGAGAAGAAGTCATATCTGCCCAGATCCAAGGGGAAACTCTTACCGGAAGCCCGTGTCATATTTGGAAACAAATTTTAGATCGTAAGGATGGGAGTTTTATTGTACGATACAAGCTTTACCAGACATGCATGAATCTTCAAATTGTAATCAGGGTAAAAAACGAAGATGTGCCTGCATCGCCATTAATTTTTGctg gCCCTGTGTACGAGGAAGAATGTTATTGCCCAAATGAGGATATCAATGATTGGTTAGAGAAAAATCAATGCCCGCTTAACTACAGTCAAATACAGGCTGATCTACAACCTTTTTTCAGTTTAGATTTCGACGCAATTAGAAAAGATATTATAAAAAAGTTTGATCGCCCTTATAGCGTCAGTATATGTCATTACGTTGTTAAACTAAACAAG ATTTACAGACAATGCTATGGACAACATGTTGGCTTCAAGACATTTATGGATGCAATTTTATTGTCCTTGGCAAGAAAATTTGTCATACCTGACATAGAGCTCTTTGTCAATCTGGGTGATTGGCCTCTAGTTTCAAACACTGAAAAAACTTACCCCATTTTCTCATGGTGTGGATCTGATGACTCCAAAGACATAGCTATGCCTTCTTACGACCTGACTGAATCAACCCTAGAGAATATGGGGAG GGTGATGCTAGACATGCTATCTGTACAGGGTAATACAAAGTTACCATGGCTTGCTAAGGTAGAAAAAGCGTTTTGGCGCGGTCGTGATTCTTGTCGAGAACGGCTGGATTTGATAGATATAGCTCGAAAACATCCCGATTTGATAAACGCGtccattacaaattttttctttttcaagaaTGAAATCGATAAGTACGGACCAAGGGAAAATCACACttcctttttcaatttttttgat TACAAATATCAATTGAATATCGACGGCTCAGTGGCAGCTTACAGATTCCCTTATCTCCTTGCTGGTGACTCCTTGGTATTCAAACAGGAATCAAAGTActacgaatttttttacaagcaACTCCGACCATATGAACATTATATCCCGATTAAAAAGGACCTGACAGATCTTGTAGAGAAAATAAGATGGGCAAAACAACATGACAATATTGCATACAAAGTATCTCGCAATGGACAATTATTTACCAGAGATAATTTGATGCCACAAAACATATTTTGCTATCATGCTGTTTTGTTCAAG GAATGGAGTAATCGCCTAAAAAGTAAAGTAGTTCGACTGGCTGGTATGGAAGAGGTACCGCAACCTGAGAGTTCTTGTAAATGTCATCGAATAAATGCGATGGGATCTAAAGAAGAGCTTTAA